A genomic segment from Daphnia carinata strain CSIRO-1 chromosome 1, CSIRO_AGI_Dcar_HiC_V3, whole genome shotgun sequence encodes:
- the LOC130691398 gene encoding uncharacterized protein LOC130691398 yields the protein MLAIRNIKRFICLRTTEVDIRILKKRTVMQSVSDKTNKTPEDPNAPLSFSKSKAAKWSAKNSFSGRNISDDSPWYQPFAISASVAAILLWFCVFREENDIDKELGKTLYERVDGMERKQLELALKHSGPAVDTIAIRKRLDELDSNG from the exons ATGTTGGCCATAAGAAACATTAAGAGATTCATTTGTTTAAGAACGACAGAAGTCGATATCAGAATTCTGAAAAAGAG GACTGTTATGCAATCTGTTTCTGACAAAACCAATAAAACGCCTGAAGATCCCAATGCACCACTGAGCTTTTCAAAGTCCAAGGCTGCTAAGTGGTCTGCCAAGAATTCATTTAGTGGGCGAAATATTTCAGACGATTCACCGTGGTATCAGCCCTTTGCCATTTCAGCTAGTGTTGCAGCCATATTGCTGTGGTTTTGTGTCTTCCGAGAAGAAAATGATATTGATAAAGAACTGGGTAAAACTTTGTATGAAAGAGTTGATGGcatggaaagaaaacaactggaaCTGGCGTTGAAGCACAGTGGTCCAGCAGTGGACACAATAGCAATCAGGAAAAGACTTGATGAGTTGGATTCCAATGGTTGA
- the LOC130691396 gene encoding COMM domain-containing protein 5-like — translation MSPSSNLLFVLVPKPVEQLSKQLQSKMVDPIVLKTLIDFSIRYWRGEEIHHNEWENVVKESYFPQTLLEELFSGVLNVVFAVLRIPEKLFNSKLVCDELIQLGFTMEQAHHITNLKTTLKPGISCFMKLLGVKWRIDVTISTSNVCRILEPWILMEFNLSSVGLKTIHVPLAQFHSLRYQVALCLTQLDKLSV, via the exons ATGAGCCCATCATCCAATTTATTGTTTGTGCTGGTTCCCAAACCTGTTGAGCAACTATCCAAACAACTACAGTCAAAAATGGTCGACCCTATAGTCCTCAAGACGCTGATTGATT tttctatTCGTTACTGGAGAGGTGAAGAGATACACCACAATGAATGGGAGAATGTTGTGAAAGAATCATACTTTCCTCAAACACTTTTGGAGGAGCTCTTCTCTGGAGTACTGAATGTAGTTTTTGCAGTTTTACGAATCCCTgaaaaattattcaattcaaaattagTTTGTGATGAACTAATCCAGCTAGG ATTCACAATGGAACAAGCTCATCACATCACAAATCTAAAAACTACTTTGAAGCCTGGTATATCATGTTTTATGAAGCTTCTTGGTGTTAAGTGGAGAATAGATGTCACCATATCAACAAG CAATGTGTGCCGGATACTGGAACCTTGGATTTTGATGGAATTTAATTTAAGCTCAGTAGGCCTAAAAACAATTCATGTTCCTTTAGCACAATTTCATAGTCTACGGTATCAAGTGGCTTTGTGCTTAACTCAGTTAGATAAGCTTTcagtgtag
- the LOC130691365 gene encoding kinesin-like protein KIF2A: protein MDRVFVGLNVDIKRTDRRIHPAKISCLNALNRTVTVEWLENGETKAKEIEIEIILALNPHLIVGSLDGTPANKSTPKNVSRRTTTGSKNGTSSNVRDSHTPQNAIKSSSTPKLSVIPSPGEQGTHLTPGLPNFHTRTQPSMANVRRRTNPIKEVERMEKNREERKIRNAESREEKKTLMKKDPGNVNWEFSAMIKEFCASLDYHPIRDTDFIDKGGSDPQITVCVRKRPMNKKELDVKEVDIVSIPDKQRIIVHEPKLKVDLTKYLENQQFRFDFAFDENCNNEVVYRCTARPLVRTLFEGGMATCFAYGQTGSGKTHTMGGEFLGKSQNCGNGIYVLTATDVFKKVLQPKYRDLQLKVSASFFEIYSGKVFDLLNGKAKLRVLEDGKQQVQVVGLCERPVESVDQVLDLIRHGSRMRTSGQTAANANSSRSHAVFQIILRAGTGSRLHGKFSLVDLAGNERGADTNSSDRQTRMEGSEINKSLLALKECIRALGRRGAHLPFRASKLTQVLKDSFVGEKSRTCMIAMISPGMSSCEHSLNTLRYADRVKELAVDSGDPREDEPNLLKSSPSASEPNLQLITEEEEELSAELYSFHEAAFRLQEMEEDVVEGHRNLLENFPKWHQTVAKLIELPDQIDFDLEAYVLRMSTVLAEFEDDISSVKTKFIQARKELGIDDVDNHRSKMLHHPRSLAYNGNQLREAERCE from the exons ATGGATCGAGTATTTGTGGGATTAAATGTTGATATAAAACGGACGGATC GTCGAATTCATCCAGCCAAAATAAGTTGCTTGAATGCCTTAAATCGCACAGTAACAGTAGAATGGCTCGAAAACGGGGAAACTAAAGCTAAAGAg ATTGAAATAGAAATCATACTTGCGCTAAATCCACATCTAATCGTGGGATCGTTAGATGGCACGCCGGCCAACAAGTCCACACCGAAAAACGTG TCTCGAAGGACGACGACAGGCTCGAAAAATGGAACTTCTTCAAACGTACGAGATTCTCATACTCCTCAAA ATGCTATCAAATCAAGTAGTACTCCAAAATTATCAGTTATCCCATCACCTGGAGAACAGGGCACCCATTTGACTCCTGGATTACCAAATTTTCATACTAGAACCCAACCTTCTATGGCTAATG TTCGGCGGCGTACTAATCCAATCAAAGAAGTAGAGAGGATGGAGAAGAATAGAGAAGAACGTAAAATTCGAAATGCTGAatcaagagaagaaaagaaaacgttaatGAAAAAAGATCCAGGGAATGTAAACTGGGAATTTTCAGCCATGATTAA GGAATTCTGTGCATCGTTGGATTATCATCCTATCAGAGATACTGATTTTATTGATAAGGGAGGTTCTGATCCTCAGATTACTGTATGTGTACGTAAAAGGCCCATGAACAAAAAGGAGTTAGATGTAAAAGAGGTTGATATAGTATCAATTCCAGACAAACAGAGGATTATAGTTCATGAGCCAAAATTGAAG GTTGATTTGACTAAATATTTGGAAAACCAACAATTTCGCTTTGATTTTGCATTCGATGAAAATTGTAATAACGAAGTTGTCTATCGCTGCACTGCACGACCGTTGGTCAGGACACTTTTCGAAGGAGGCATGGCTACTTGTTTTGCCTATGGTCAAACTGGAAGTGGAAAGACGCATACTATGGGTGGAGAGTTCCTT GGAAAAAGTCAAAATTGTGGTAACGGAATTTATGTTTTGACCGCAACcgatgtttttaaaaaagttctACAGCCAAAATACCGTGATCTCCAACTTAAAGTGTCGGCGTCGTTTTTCGAAATCTATTCCGGGAAA GTTTTTGATTTATTAAACGGAAAAGCTAAACTACGTGTATTGGaagatggaaaacaacaagTTCAAGTTGTGGGCTTATGTGAAAGGCCCGTCGAATCTGTTGATCAAGTGTTGGACTTGATCCGTCATGGTAGTCGAATGCGGACTAGTGGCCAAACAGCAGCAAATGCTAATTCT TCCCGTTCACACGCCGtctttcaaataattctgcgTGCTGGAACTGGTTCTCGCCTTCATGGAAAGTTTTCGCTCGTCGACCTTGCAGGAAACGAAAGAGGAGCAGATACGAATTCTTCGGATAGACAGACTA GAATGGAGGGCTCCGAAATTAATAAATCTCTGTTGGCCTTGAAAGAATGTATCAGGGCCCTTGGTCGACGAGGAGCGCATCTTCCCTTCCGCGCTTCTAAGTTAACTCAAGTGTTAAAAGATTCTTTCGTAGGAGAGAAATCTAGAACTTGCATG ATCGCAATGATAAGCCCAGGGATGTCCTCCTGCGAGCATTCCCTTAATACACTCAGGTACGCTGATCGCGTAAAAGAACTCGCTGTGGATTCCGGCGATCCTCGAGAAGATGAACCAAATCTGTTGAAGTCAAGTCCATCAGCCTCGGAACCTAACCTACAACTGATAACC gaagaggaagaagaactttCTGCCGAATTATATTCCTTCCACGAAGCGGCATTTAGGTTGcaggaaatggaagaagacGTAGTTGAAGGCCATCGTAATTTGCTTGAAAATTTTCCGAAATGGCATCAAACTGTTGCAAAATTAATTGAACTTCCTGATCAAATCGATTTTGACCTTGAAG CGTACGTTTTGAGGATGTCTACTGTTTTGGCCGAATTTGAGGACGACATTTCGTctgtaaaaacgaaatttatACAAGCTCGTAAAGAGTTAGGAATAGACGATGTAGACAATCATCGATCAAAGATGCTTCACCACCCTAGGTCGCTGGCATACAATGGAAATCAGTTACGAGAAGCGGAACGTTGCGAATGA
- the LOC130691372 gene encoding GATOR complex protein NPRL3-like, with product MDINPLAVILVENGSKGDRLLFRFPYDTQVAPSYSKRTRTKQLQIPYSQGSAEDMPKTHIAYSSTISGSVHSFPSKVLSNLFAVKSELCGKKFEIKINDIRFVGHPLLVYQQGEGKSAGSSQESVLSFNVVFALKASASHAVVDCYHEVSKRIAAALWHEERRMAYLSEEAKVMTSTQDDVSSGLPDDPLDVPYHLILQRSQLARDLRRVYEDLQISGKIHLRINRWILISCCLPQKIYHLLDPGLVIEPADIHSCMEALRPYHAILLLGDKEKIINNLPLDSSPALKRLISLANPLKSLQTLAADADLTLSHVFQLVGHMLYFGHATVIYPLCDSNVYVLAGSANTSPQSKLADVFSETFNSACLIQIMSEFSVPVSLSQRRNPLATPEQESEEIQIIIWMLQHHLLIQLHTYVQIVVDDMHPRLFNRGSFRSAKTTRVTFASRQSTPDELIAGSSLTRMPSDSDMASVISDEALSSPPSHKSISSKATWSNIHLASLSNAEREAVLQVDAAANSDDMELFARLCKYFRGKHHLEEIMYLENVRRSNLLHLIDKFRTILVTFEHEDSACSVFYKNSTT from the exons ATGGATATTAACCCTTTAGCGGTTATATTGG TTGAAAATGGTAGCAAAGGAGATCGTCTACTATTTCGCTTTCCGTATGACACGCAAGTTGCACCTAGCTACTCAAAGCGAACACGCACAA AGCAGCTACAAATTCCATACAGTCAGGGTAGTGCCGAAGATATGCCTAAAACACATATAGCATATTCTAGTACAATCAGTGGGAGTGTTCACAGCTTCCCCAGCAAA GTGTTATCCAATTTATTTGCAGTGAAATCTGAGCTTTGTgggaaaaaatttgaaataaaaatcaatgacATCCGTTTTGTTGGACACCCTCTTCTTGTTTACCAACAAGGTGAAGGAAAATCTGCTGGTTCTAGCCAAGAATCTGTTTTATCTTTCAATGTAGTTTTTGCTCTAAAG GCATCTGCAAGTCATGCAGTTGTTGACTGCTATCATGAAGTTAGCAAAAGGATAGCAGCTGCTCTGTGGCATGAAGAACGTAGAATGGCATACTTAAGTGAAGAAGCCAAAGTTATGACTTCAACTCAGGATGATGTTTCTTCTGGACTACCTGATGATCCTTTAGATGTCCCCTATCATTTGATCTTGCAGAGAAGTCAACTCGCTCGTGATTTGCGTCGCGTGTACGAAGACTTACAAATCTCGGGGAAGATACATTTACGAATCAATCGCTGGATTCTGATCAGCTGCTGCCTACCGCAAAAAATCTACCATCTGCTGGATCCTGGACTTGTTATTGAACCAGCAGACATCCATTCCTGCATGGAGGCATTGAGACCTTACCACGCAATTTTGTTGCTTGgcgacaaagaaaaaatcattaacAATCTACCCCTGGATTCTTCGCCTGCTTTAAAGCGACTTATAAGCCTTGCGAATCCGTTAAAAAGTTTACAAACTCTGGCAGCCGATGCCGATTTGACGCTGTCGCACGTCTTCCAGCTAGTGGGCCACATGCTATATTTCGGACACGCAACCGTAATATATCCTCTTTGCGACAGCAATGTTTACGTCCTTGCAGGCAGCGCTAACACATCTCCTCAGTCAAAACTGGCTGATGTCTTTTCTGAAACGTTTAACAGTGCGTGTTTAATTCAAATCATGTCTGAATTCTCCGTTCCGGTGTCCTTGAGTCAGAGAAGGAACCCACTCGCCACTCCAGAACAAGAATCTGAAGAGATACAAATTATCATATGGATGCTACAGCACCACTTGCTTATACAACTGCACACCTACGTGCAAATAGTTGTCGACGATATGCATCCGAGATTATTTAACAGAGGCTCGTTTCGTAGTGCAAAAACG ACACGAGTGACATTTGCTAGTCGCCAGTCAACTCCAGATGAACTGATTGCAGGGTCCAGTCTTACACGAATGCCCAGCGATAGCGATATGGCTTCTGTGATCAGTGACGAAGCATTATCCAGCCCACCGTCGCACAAAAGCATTAGCAGCAAAGCGACGTGGTCAAATATCCATTTGGCGTCGCTGAGTAATGCGGAGAGGGAGGCTGTCCTTCAAGTTGACGCAGCTGCAAATTCCGATGATATGGAACTTTTTGCCAG atTGTGTAAGTATTTTCGCGGTAAACATCATCTAGAAGAAATCATGTACTTGGAAAATGTTCGTAGGTCGAACCTTCTACATCTTATTGACAAGTTTCGGACAATCCTCGTTACATTCGAACATGAAGATTCAGCTTGTTCTGTTTTCTATAAGAATTCCACAACATAA
- the LOC130691371 gene encoding leucine-rich repeats and immunoglobulin-like domains protein 1, producing the protein MRTKFTDINAVNSSFLPDSQFVLYVDIVICLLKRKMKAVSVFLFFFVFPIDPSSGQSQVKSDNPNTKSFRQMSCVENSPTTALCPYWPNGQLLRKDVISLTVTMTSIQRVDALMIANLGLNLFVLQMPKCNISEIESNAFYTLTSLKEINMSGNRLTRIPTRLFANTRAIAKIDFSNNNLELLDNSLFQELQNLNVLNLSGNRLVYFPENLPRVLTYLNLENNMISQIDTHTKLTNLQHLNLCQNRISSFNFFAMECSKLYSLCLDDGVVRLIHKDLRQLNDLQEFAVKGQKSKNEKLGIDHIGSIGGCKGLRKLKIERCDLVTLDILTQFAGLETLELKEVYTEGQLSPAFFNGCSYLETLDLTGSPKLAQAILGNLDIRIKFQKLHKLTVKDCDLLDLNWIPDRTDVPSANRPLPFPSLSNVDISGNNRFDCQDESVKQALCRFDNLKRNGYPETKIVNRNFILENPNTTNCRQQMSTHSILLLNFNNCQETESFSSSALPGLSTPPTTVDETVTDEIFKPRNDDNGSNKTVYIVLVVIFVILLIVLGTILCVYFRKRRSQTVAVPECMTKQSFDNPQTIQSEV; encoded by the exons ATGCGCACTAAATTCACTGATATAAATGCTGTAAATTCCAGTTTTCTTCCAGATTCCCAGTTTGTACTGTATGTGGACATTGTTATTTGTCTGCTGAAGAGGAAAATGAAAGCCGTCAGTgtgttcctctttttcttcgttttcccAATAGATCCGTCTTCAGGACAGTCGCAAGTTAAAAGTGACAACCCGAACACTAAAAGTTTTCGCCAAATGAGCTGTGTGGAAAACTCGCCTACGACAGCTCTCTGCCCCTATTGGCCAAATGGCCAATTGCTACGCAAAGAT GTAATCTCTTTAACTGTCACAATGACAAGCATACAGCGCGTCGATGCATTGATGATAGCCAATCTTGGATTGAATTTATTTGTGCTACAAATGCCCAAATGTAATATTTCGGAGATTGAATCTAATGCTTTTTACACGCTTACGAGCCTAAAAGAGATCAACATGAGTGGGAATCGCCTAACACGTATTCCCACCAGACTTTTTGCCAATACCAGAGCGATCGCAAAAATAGACTTCAGCAATAACAACCTTGAGCTTCTTGATAACAGCTTATTCCAAGAACTTCAAAATCTGAATGTTCTAAACCTAAGCGGAAATCGGCTGGTATACTTCCCAGAAAACCTACCGCGGGTTCTTACTTATCTTAACTTGGAAAACAACATGATCAGTCAAATTGACACCCACACAAAACTGACAAATTTACAGCATCTGAACCTGTGCCAGAACAGAATCAGCAGTTTCAATTTCTTCGCCATGGAGTGTTCTAAACTGTATAGTTTATGCTTGGACGACGGAGTAGTGCGTCTAATACACAAGG ACCTTCGTCAGCTGAACGATCTTCAAGAATTTGCAGTTAAAGgacaaaaatctaaaaatgaaaaattaggCATCGACCACATAGGAAGCATTGGTGGCTGTAAAGGACTTCGGAAGCTAAAAATTGAACGATGCGATCTTGTTACTTTAGATATTTTGACGCAGTTTGCCGGGCTGGAAACGCTTGAATTAAAAGAAGTTTACACCGAGGGACAGCTCTCCCCTGCCTTTTTCAATGGTTGTTCGTATTTGGAAACACTTGATTTGACTGGCAGTCCCAAACTTGCTCAAGCGATCCTAGGAAATCTGGATATCAGGATTAAGTTTCAAAAACTGCACAAACTCACGGTAAAAGATTGTGACCTATTAGACCTGAACTGGATACCTGACAGAACGGACGTGCCGTCTGCTAATCGTCCTTTGCCGTTTCCATCACTTTCAAATGTAGACATTTCTGGCAATAACAGATTTGATTGCCAAGACGAAAGTGTAAAACAAGCGCTTTGTCGCTTTGATAATCTTAAAAGGAATGGTTATCCCGAAACAAAGATTGTAAACCGAAATTTTATACTTGAAAATCCAAACACCACGAACTGTCGCCAACAAATGTCAACGCATTCAATacttcttttgaatttcaacaATTGCCAAGAAACGGAAAGTTTTTCATCGTCTGCCCTACCGGGCTTATCGACGCCACCAACTACCGTCGATGAAACGGTGAcagatgaaatttttaaacctAGAAATGATGACAATGGATCAAACAAAACTGTTTATATAGTTTTAGTTGTTATATTCGTAATCCTCTTAATTGTCCTTGGTACTATCCTTTGTGTTTATTTTCGAAAACGCAGATCCCAAACTGTTGCAGTTCCTGAATGTATGACCAAGCAGAGTTTTGATAACCCACAAACTATCCAGTCTGAGGTGTAG